The sequence CGCAAAGTTGCTTCACGTGCGCCTCGAACACGCCGTGTGTCGACGGGTAGGTGAGCATCATCGCCGCGACCTTCCCTTCATTCGCGTCGGCCTTCTTGACGAGGTCGTCGAGGTCGACGTCCCCGTTGCCGCGGGTTTTGACCACCACGACCTTCATTCCGGCGATCACGGCCGACGCGGGGTTGGTGCCGTGCGCCGAGTCGGGGATGAGGCACACGTCCCGGGCGTCGTCGCCCTGGGCCTCGTGGTATCGCTTGATGGCGAGCAAACCGGCATACTCGCCTTGAGACCCGGCATTGGGCTGCAGGCTGACCGACGGCAGGCCGGTGATCTCGCCGAGCCAGCTGCGCAGGTCGCTGCACATCGCGTCGTAGCCGCTGGCTTGCTCGGCCGGGACAAACGGGTGGAGGCTGCCGACCTCGGGCCAGCTGACCGGCAGCATCTCGCTGGTCGCGTTGAGCTTCATCGTGCACGAGCCCAGCGCGATCATGCCGTGGACGAGACTGAGGTCTTTCCCTTGTAAACGCCACAAATAGCGCGTCAGCCCGTGCTCGGAGTGGTGCTTGTTGAACGACGGGTGCGACAGGAACTCGCTTTTGCGCTCCGCCCAGCCGAGCGGGACGGCCCGCATGCTCTCGGCCGCCAGCTCGGCGACGTTGAGGCGGAAGGTGCTGCCGCCGGCGAAGCACTCGATCAGCCGACGCACCTCGTCGGCGTCCGACTTCTCGTCGAGCGTGATGCCGACGCGACCATCCCCAAAATCCCGGAGATTGAACCCTTCCGCCGACGCCGCTGCCAGGATGCCCTCGACCGGCAGGCCCTGCGGCTCGATCGTCACCGTGTCGAACACCGGCCCGCCCGAGACGACGTGCCCCAGCCGCTGCATGCCGGCACTGAGCGCCGACGTGAGCGCCCGCACGCGACCCGCGATCCGCCTGAGCCCGTCCGGCCCGTGGTAGACGGCGTACATCGCGTTCATCACGGCCAAGAGCACCTGGGCCGTGCAGATGTTGCTCGTGGCCTTCTCGCGGCGGATGTGTTGCTCCCGGGTCTGCAGGGTGAGCCGGAACGCCGTGTCGCCGTGGGCGTCCTTGGAAACGCCGACCAGTCGGCCGGGCATGCGACGGGCGTACTCCTCGCGGCACGACATGAACGCCGCGTGCGGCCCGCCGAAGCCCAGCGGCACGCCGAACCGCTGGGCGTTGCCGACCGCGATGTCCGCGCCCCATTCGCCGGGCGGCGTGATGAGCGTGCAGGCCACCAGGTCCGTCGCGGCGATCATCAGTCCCCCGGCCTCGTGCACGGCCTCCGCCAACTCGCCGTAATCGCGGATCGCCCCGTCTGTCGCTGGATACTGGACCAGCACGCCGAAGACGCCTTCGAGGTCGACGTCCTTGGTGACGTCCGTCACGCGCAGGTCGATGCCCATCGACCGCGCCCGCGTCGAGACGACGCCCAGCGTCTGCGGATGACAGTCGGCGGCGACGACGAACGTATTGGCCTTCTTCCCCTTCAGCGACTTTGCCATGGCCATCGCCTCTGCCGCGGCCGTCGCCTCGTCGAGGAGCGAGCTGTTCGCCAGCGGCAGGCCCGTCAGGTCGGCGACCATCTGCTGGAAGAGCAGCAACGCCTCCAGCCGGCCCTGCGAAATCTCCGCCTGGTAGGGCGTGTAGGCGGTGTACCAGCCCGGGTTTTCAAGCACGTTCCGCTGGATGACAGCCGGCGTGATCGTGTCGGCGTAGCCCATGCCGATCAGGCTGCGCCGCACCGTGTTCTTCGACATCATCTCCTTCAGCCGTGCCAGCGCCGCCGGCTCGGACAGGCCTTCTTCGAGCCCGTCGAGTTGCAGGTCGCGCTCCAGCCGAATCGCGTCGGGCACGGCCTGCCGCATCAGCTCGTCGAGCGAGTCGACGCCCAACGCGTCCAGCATGTGCCGCATCTCGGCCGCGTCGGGTCCGATGTGGCGTGTGACGAACCGATCCTGCCCGCCGAGCCAGGCCTCGGCGTCTTCGGTCGGGGACGAATCATGAACGACGTCGGCGTCAGCAAGCGTCATGGGTGACCAAGCGTACGAGCGCTCGGTGCCAGACCGTTTCAGATCGGTGCCATCGCCCCCCTCCGTCATCCCGAGCGCAGCCGAGGGACCTCGTCTGGTTCCGCCGGTTCGTTCAGACGTGGTCCCTCGACTCGCTTCGCTCGCTCGGGATGACGGGTGTTCTCAAGCGAAGATCCCCCAGACTTCCCGACCGTCCGACGCGAGCCCCGAGCGTGAGTGACGTCCGCAGCGACCGAGCGGGCGCTACCGTGCGAGCAATGTCGGAAACCCGCTCACCCGTCGCCCGTGTGCTCAGCATCGGGGACGAAATCACCAGCGGGCTCACCGTCGACACGAATACCGCGTGGTTTTCCAGGGAACTCGCGAGCCTCGGCGTCCGCGTCGTCAGCCACGAGAGCACGAGCGACGACCAGCCGGCGATCGAGGCAGCGATCAAACGACTCGCCCGCGGCACCGACCTCCTCGTCATCAGCGGCGGCATCGGGCCAACGCCCGACGACCTGACCCGCGAGGCCCTCGCAGCCGTTGTCGGCCAGCCCGTCGTCATCAGCGAGGCCTGGATCGACCGCATCCGCCAGATCTGGGCCAAGCGCGGCAAACAGATGCCCGACGCCAACCGCAAGCAGGCCGGCTATCCCGAGGGGACCGAGCTGCTGGACAATCCCGTCGGCACCGCGGCCGGGGTGTTGGCCGACGTCGACGGCTGCCGGGTCGTCGTCGTGCCGGGCGTGCCGAAGGAAGCCAAGGCGATGTTCGACAAGCACGTCCGCCCGCTGGCGACGAAGCTCGCCGCCGACGCGGGCGGGCACGTCCTCCGGATGCGGGCCCTGCACACCTTCGGGCTGGGCGAGAGCGACGTGGCCGAACGGCTCGGGCCGGTCCTTGAACGCGGGCACTTCGGCGACGAGCTCGACGTCGGCACCACCGCCAGCAGCGGCGTCGTCAGCGTCCGCTGCTACGCCCGGGCCGAGACGACCGAGCATGCCGACAAGCTCCTCGACGACGTCGAAGCGACCGTCCGCGAGAAGCTGGGCCACGTCGTCTTCGGCACCAACAACGACACGCTGCCGAGCGTTCTTGTCGACTTGCTAAAGGAAAAACGCCAGACGCTCGTCACGGCCGAGAGCTGCACGGGCGGACTGATCGCCAAACTCGTCACCGACGTCTCAGGCAGCAGTGCCGTCTTCGACCGAGCGTTCGTCACCTACACCAACGACAGCAAGGCCCAACTCGTCGGCGTCGATCCGGCGACGATCGAGGAGCACGGTGCCGTCAGCACCGAGGTCGTCGAGCAGATGGCGACCGGAGCTCTGAAGAGCGCCGGCGATGTGGCACTCAGCGTGTCGGGCGTCGCGGGTCCGGGTGGCGGAACCGAGGCCAAGCCGGTCGGCACCGTCTGCATCGGCATCGCGTGGAAAGACGGCGTCGCGGCCAAGCGGTTCGGCTTTCACGGCGATCGTGAGATGGTTCGCCTGCGGAGCGCCCTCATGGCGTTGGGCATGCTGCGACGGCACCTGCTCGGGTTGGACCCGCTGGAACTGGCATGACGACCCTCGCCACGAACGGCTATGCCACGTCGGTCTGGCCGTTCGTGTCGGCGGCGTTGCTGGTGCTGGCGTCGGGGCTTGGGACATGGCTGCTGTCGATCTGGTGGACTGGCCGATTGATCCACCGGCCGCCGCGACTGACGCCGGTGCGTGCCGCGTACCGGCTGGGGCGATCATCGCCGACGGACCTGGATCTGGCGTACGAGGAGCTGTCGTTCGACGTGGCGGACGTGCCGGGATCGACCAGGACGATCCGGCTGCTGGGCTGGTGGATTCCGGCGAAGGTGCCGTCGACGAAGAGCGTCGTCCTGCTCCACGGCTACGGCGACTCGCGAGCCGGGACGCTGCCGTGGGTCGTGCCGTGGCATGACGCGGGCGTGAACGTGCTGCTGGTCGACCTGCGTGCCCACGGCGACTCGGGCGGCCGGCGGTCGTTCGGCGGGACGGTGGAACGGGCGGACGTCGTCCAACTCGTCGGCGACCTGCGCCTGAGCCGGCCCGACGAGACGGCCACGCTGTTCCTGGCGGGCGTGAGCTTTGGCGCGATGACCGCGGCCGGTGCGGCGACACGTCTGGAAGG comes from Planctomycetota bacterium and encodes:
- the gcvP gene encoding aminomethyl-transferring glycine dehydrogenase is translated as MTLADADVVHDSSPTEDAEAWLGGQDRFVTRHIGPDAAEMRHMLDALGVDSLDELMRQAVPDAIRLERDLQLDGLEEGLSEPAALARLKEMMSKNTVRRSLIGMGYADTITPAVIQRNVLENPGWYTAYTPYQAEISQGRLEALLLFQQMVADLTGLPLANSSLLDEATAAAEAMAMAKSLKGKKANTFVVAADCHPQTLGVVSTRARSMGIDLRVTDVTKDVDLEGVFGVLVQYPATDGAIRDYGELAEAVHEAGGLMIAATDLVACTLITPPGEWGADIAVGNAQRFGVPLGFGGPHAAFMSCREEYARRMPGRLVGVSKDAHGDTAFRLTLQTREQHIRREKATSNICTAQVLLAVMNAMYAVYHGPDGLRRIAGRVRALTSALSAGMQRLGHVVSGGPVFDTVTIEPQGLPVEGILAAASAEGFNLRDFGDGRVGITLDEKSDADEVRRLIECFAGGSTFRLNVAELAAESMRAVPLGWAERKSEFLSHPSFNKHHSEHGLTRYLWRLQGKDLSLVHGMIALGSCTMKLNATSEMLPVSWPEVGSLHPFVPAEQASGYDAMCSDLRSWLGEITGLPSVSLQPNAGSQGEYAGLLAIKRYHEAQGDDARDVCLIPDSAHGTNPASAVIAGMKVVVVKTRGNGDVDLDDLVKKADANEGKVAAMMLTYPSTHGVFEAHVKQLCDAVHDRGGLVYMDGANMNAQVGLCRPGDFGADVCHLNLHKTFCIPHGGGGPGMGPICATLELGGYLPGSPLDTGAYPVSSAPVGSASILTISWMYLAMTGPRGLRRASEVAILNANYMAKRLDGHFDVLFVGDNNRVAHEFVIDCRPFDKSAGVTVEDVAKRLIDYGFHAPTMSWPVAGTLMIEPTESEDLEELDRFCDAMIAIRKEIAMVERGEWPRDDHPLEHAPHTAAAVSAKAWNRPYSREIAAFPSEATRRNKFWPAIGRIDNVFGDRNLVCSCPPIEDFA
- a CDS encoding competence/damage-inducible protein A, which produces MSETRSPVARVLSIGDEITSGLTVDTNTAWFSRELASLGVRVVSHESTSDDQPAIEAAIKRLARGTDLLVISGGIGPTPDDLTREALAAVVGQPVVISEAWIDRIRQIWAKRGKQMPDANRKQAGYPEGTELLDNPVGTAAGVLADVDGCRVVVVPGVPKEAKAMFDKHVRPLATKLAADAGGHVLRMRALHTFGLGESDVAERLGPVLERGHFGDELDVGTTASSGVVSVRCYARAETTEHADKLLDDVEATVREKLGHVVFGTNNDTLPSVLVDLLKEKRQTLVTAESCTGGLIAKLVTDVSGSSAVFDRAFVTYTNDSKAQLVGVDPATIEEHGAVSTEVVEQMATGALKSAGDVALSVSGVAGPGGGTEAKPVGTVCIGIAWKDGVAAKRFGFHGDREMVRLRSALMALGMLRRHLLGLDPLELA
- a CDS encoding alpha/beta hydrolase, with amino-acid sequence MTTLATNGYATSVWPFVSAALLVLASGLGTWLLSIWWTGRLIHRPPRLTPVRAAYRLGRSSPTDLDLAYEELSFDVADVPGSTRTIRLLGWWIPAKVPSTKSVVLLHGYGDSRAGTLPWVVPWHDAGVNVLLVDLRAHGDSGGRRSFGGTVERADVVQLVGDLRLSRPDETATLFLAGVSFGAMTAAGAATRLEGLAGLVLDSPIDDWKSATKRWGQLFSLPPAGRFAHRVRMWMADGNDPDRLDTARDIATANVPTLAILPTSDVLLPADPRADVATAAKATPHGDAWLPDVGHNESIVALHDAYADRLNRWLQVVA